In one window of Gemmatimonadaceae bacterium DNA:
- the ctaD gene encoding cytochrome c oxidase subunit I, with amino-acid sequence MATIAAAPPYTDVHTEPANTGIWSWLTTVDHKRIGALYLVSALFFFIVGGLEAAVMRAQLMQPNGTLVSAETFNQLFTMHGTTMVFLAIMPLSAAFFNFLIPLQIGARDVAFPRLNAFSYWIYLLGGLFITFPILLGIAPNGGWFGYAPLSTKMYSPQINMDFWVLGLQILGISSLAAAFNFITTIINMRAPGMSLMRMPIFTWMSFVVQFLVALAFPVITVALIFLQFDRFFGTNFYTIAKGADPLLWQHLFWVFGHPEVYILILPAFGLVSEVLPTFSRKPLFGYPVMVYSGILIGFLGFGVWAHHMFSVGMGPIADAVFSLTTMLIAIPTGVKIFNWIATMWGGQIRFTVAMKFAIGLVGMFTIGGISGVMHSSPPADLQQTDTYFIVAHFHYVLFGGSMFGLFAGLYYYFPKFTGRFLSEKIGEWHFWLTLIGMNLTFFPMHFSGLLGMPRRVYQYDAGQGLELFNLISTIGTAVLIVGTSFLVVNLFKSWRNGQHASSNPWGAATLEWSIPSPPPEYNFAELPQVKSRLPLWNVKGGDKLVHETTYDEEKDRHVPTAKELGIVLPNPSIWPLVMAMGLMVMFSGLLFMDTNAKLAVSIMLVGALWWIGTLYKWLLTPLEDHH; translated from the coding sequence ATGGCAACCATCGCTGCCGCGCCCCCATACACCGACGTCCACACCGAGCCCGCGAATACGGGTATCTGGAGTTGGCTCACGACGGTGGATCACAAGCGTATCGGGGCGCTCTACCTCGTATCCGCACTCTTCTTCTTCATCGTGGGCGGCCTGGAAGCGGCCGTCATGCGTGCCCAACTGATGCAGCCGAACGGCACGCTGGTATCGGCTGAAACATTCAATCAGTTGTTCACGATGCATGGCACGACGATGGTCTTTCTGGCCATCATGCCGTTGTCGGCCGCCTTCTTCAATTTCCTCATTCCGCTGCAGATTGGCGCGCGCGACGTGGCGTTCCCCCGCCTCAACGCGTTCAGCTACTGGATCTACCTGTTGGGCGGCCTGTTCATCACGTTCCCGATCCTGCTCGGCATCGCACCGAACGGGGGCTGGTTCGGGTATGCGCCGCTGAGCACGAAGATGTACTCGCCCCAGATCAACATGGATTTCTGGGTGCTGGGCCTGCAAATCCTGGGCATTTCCTCGCTGGCCGCCGCGTTCAACTTCATCACCACGATCATCAACATGCGGGCGCCGGGCATGTCGCTCATGCGCATGCCGATCTTCACATGGATGTCGTTCGTGGTGCAGTTCCTGGTGGCGCTGGCGTTCCCGGTCATCACGGTCGCCTTGATCTTCCTCCAGTTCGACCGGTTCTTCGGCACGAACTTCTACACGATCGCCAAGGGCGCCGATCCGCTGTTGTGGCAGCACCTGTTCTGGGTGTTCGGCCACCCCGAGGTGTACATCCTCATCCTGCCGGCGTTCGGGCTGGTGTCGGAAGTGCTCCCCACGTTCTCACGGAAGCCGCTGTTCGGATATCCCGTGATGGTGTACTCGGGCATTCTGATCGGATTCCTCGGGTTCGGCGTCTGGGCGCACCATATGTTCTCGGTGGGCATGGGCCCGATTGCCGACGCGGTGTTCTCGCTGACGACGATGCTGATCGCCATTCCCACGGGCGTGAAGATCTTCAACTGGATTGCCACGATGTGGGGCGGGCAGATCCGTTTCACGGTGGCCATGAAGTTCGCCATCGGGCTCGTCGGCATGTTCACCATCGGCGGCATTTCCGGCGTGATGCACTCGTCGCCGCCCGCTGACCTGCAGCAGACCGACACCTATTTCATCGTCGCGCACTTCCACTATGTGCTGTTCGGCGGTTCGATGTTCGGCCTCTTCGCCGGCTTGTACTACTACTTCCCGAAGTTCACCGGCCGGTTCCTCTCCGAGAAGATCGGCGAGTGGCATTTCTGGCTGACGCTCATCGGCATGAACCTGACGTTCTTCCCGATGCACTTCAGCGGTCTGCTGGGCATGCCGCGTCGGGTGTATCAGTACGACGCCGGGCAGGGACTTGAATTGTTCAATCTGATCTCGACGATCGGGACGGCGGTGCTGATCGTCGGCACCAGTTTCCTGGTGGTGAACCTGTTCAAGAGCTGGCGCAACGGCCAACATGCGTCGTCCAATCCGTGGGGCGCGGCCACACTGGAGTGGTCGATTCCGTCACCGCCGCCGGAGTACAACTTCGCGGAATTGCCGCAGGTCAAGTCGCGTCTCCCGCTGTGGAACGTGAAGGGCGGCGACAAGCTGGTGCATGAAACGACGTACGACGAGGAGAAGGACCGGCATGTCCCCACGGCCAAGGAACTGGGGATAGTCCTGCCCAATCCCAGCATCTGGCCGCTCGTCATGGCCATGGGATTGATGGTGATGTTCAGCGGCCTCCTGTTCATGGATACCAACGCCAAGCTGGCCGTCAGCATCATGCTGGTCGGCGCGCTCTGGTGGATCGGCACTCTCTACAAGTGGCTGCTCACGCCGCTCGAGGATCATCACTAA
- the coxB gene encoding cytochrome c oxidase subunit II has translation MVGTFRQRRVVSALLLGALALGLAACGGVYPNSTFNHHTEFNTSIDALWNTLLAWGTGVFIAVEIALVYTIFRFRRRPGGKTPEQVHGNTVLEIAWTAIPAVILIFIAIPTVRTIFKTQAKAAPNALQVQVIGHQWWWEFRYPEYGITTANELYLPTGRTVNFELKTQDVLHAFWIPQMGGKRDLISNKSNYLWFTPNADLPSSAWNGFCAEYCGSSHANMKFRVYTVTPDEFAKWTAHQQQPAAAAPAPAAPAVAKTAAQTAAKPADSAAQAVVAPVQVPVWTFPQERLDAEFAATKPTMPIPPGMAFDENLLSAGDVDRGRQIYSRSACIGCHVVKGNPMSMGVIGPNLTHVATRHTLAGGLYVNDQKHLAYWIKNAPHRKPGSIMPTIGKGLYDPVRKNTITIGGLTDAEIADVVAYLQSLK, from the coding sequence ATGGTTGGCACGTTCCGCCAGCGGCGGGTGGTCTCTGCCTTGCTGCTGGGCGCACTAGCCCTGGGTCTCGCCGCCTGTGGCGGTGTGTACCCGAATTCGACGTTCAATCACCACACGGAATTCAACACCTCGATCGACGCACTGTGGAACACGCTGTTGGCGTGGGGCACAGGGGTGTTCATCGCGGTGGAGATCGCGCTGGTCTATACGATCTTCCGATTCCGCCGACGTCCAGGTGGCAAGACGCCCGAGCAGGTGCACGGGAATACCGTGCTGGAAATCGCCTGGACGGCGATTCCCGCCGTCATCTTGATCTTCATCGCGATCCCCACGGTTCGCACGATTTTCAAGACGCAGGCGAAGGCCGCTCCGAACGCGCTGCAGGTCCAGGTCATCGGCCATCAGTGGTGGTGGGAGTTCCGGTACCCGGAGTACGGCATCACCACGGCGAACGAGCTGTATCTGCCGACCGGCCGCACGGTGAACTTCGAACTCAAGACGCAGGACGTGCTGCATGCCTTCTGGATCCCGCAGATGGGCGGCAAACGCGACCTGATTTCGAACAAGAGCAACTATTTGTGGTTCACGCCGAACGCGGACCTGCCGTCGTCGGCGTGGAACGGGTTCTGCGCCGAATACTGCGGTTCGTCGCATGCGAACATGAAGTTCCGGGTGTATACCGTGACACCCGACGAATTCGCGAAGTGGACGGCGCATCAGCAGCAGCCAGCCGCCGCAGCACCCGCGCCGGCCGCGCCGGCTGTGGCAAAGACCGCCGCACAGACAGCGGCGAAGCCGGCCGACTCGGCGGCTCAGGCCGTTGTGGCGCCAGTGCAAGTGCCGGTCTGGACGTTCCCGCAGGAGCGTCTGGACGCGGAGTTTGCCGCGACCAAGCCGACGATGCCGATCCCGCCGGGAATGGCCTTCGACGAAAACCTGTTGAGCGCCGGCGATGTGGACCGCGGCCGACAGATCTATTCCCGCTCGGCGTGCATCGGCTGCCATGTCGTCAAGGGCAACCCGATGAGCATGGGTGTCATTGGTCCGAACCTGACCCATGTGGCTACACGGCACACGCTGGCGGGTGGGCTCTATGTCAATGACCAGAAGCACCTCGCGTACTGGATCAAGAACGCGCCGCATCGCAAGCCGGGCAGCATCATGCCGACCATCGGCAAGGGGTTGTACGACCCGGTTCGCAAGAACACGATCACCATCGGCGGTCTGACTGACGCCGAGATCGCCGATGTCGTCGCGTATCTGCAGAGTCTCAAGTAA
- a CDS encoding ABC transporter substrate-binding protein gives MTLASGCRSADPGASPAGPLAIGVGAIPGHPGYESMLHGLQLAVDRLNETKGAKFRLRPPDSGSTSAVQVAQQLRDDPSVIGVVGHPESENSIEAVPVYADAEHEGKNAVVAISPTASSPRLSGISPWFFRVAPSDDDAARFVARWVLDTLGARRAAVIYRNDSYGRDWSSTFSDTFIKAGAVVVARHPYLTGLTEWDAYAQLLAKLKPDVLLFPGDAGDAVAMLRALRAANVSLTFIGGDGTEGMRDSSEAQGAHYVAFFHPDRIESDEGRTFARRYQEKYRQAPDMFAAMSYDAALAIGRSVIKGARTRLAVRRALERLGTAGSPALEGVAGPVAFEKNHDIARRAVVISTVGAAAGRR, from the coding sequence ATGACCCTCGCGTCCGGCTGCCGGTCGGCTGATCCCGGCGCATCGCCGGCCGGGCCACTGGCGATCGGCGTGGGGGCGATACCAGGGCATCCCGGCTACGAGAGCATGCTCCACGGGCTGCAGCTGGCCGTCGATCGATTGAACGAGACCAAAGGCGCCAAATTTCGGCTCCGTCCGCCCGATTCAGGCAGTACCAGTGCCGTGCAGGTCGCCCAGCAGCTGCGTGACGACCCCTCGGTGATCGGGGTGGTGGGGCATCCCGAAAGCGAAAACTCGATCGAGGCAGTGCCAGTCTATGCGGACGCCGAGCATGAAGGGAAGAACGCCGTCGTCGCCATATCGCCCACCGCGTCCTCGCCACGCTTGTCCGGTATCAGTCCCTGGTTCTTTCGCGTCGCCCCCAGCGATGACGATGCCGCCCGCTTTGTGGCGCGCTGGGTCCTCGATACCCTCGGTGCTCGGCGCGCGGCCGTCATCTATCGGAACGATTCGTATGGCCGCGACTGGTCAAGCACGTTTTCCGACACGTTCATCAAGGCGGGCGCCGTGGTCGTGGCGCGTCATCCGTACCTTACCGGCCTGACCGAGTGGGATGCCTACGCCCAACTGCTGGCCAAACTCAAGCCCGATGTGTTGTTGTTCCCGGGTGATGCCGGCGACGCCGTCGCGATGCTGCGAGCGCTGCGCGCCGCCAACGTCTCGCTCACGTTCATCGGTGGCGATGGCACGGAAGGCATGCGGGACAGCAGCGAGGCCCAGGGTGCCCACTACGTCGCGTTCTTCCACCCGGATCGTATCGAGTCGGACGAAGGTCGCACGTTCGCCCGGCGCTATCAGGAGAAATATCGACAGGCGCCGGACATGTTCGCGGCCATGTCGTACGACGCGGCGCTGGCCATCGGGCGGTCCGTGATCAAGGGCGCCCGCACGCGACTCGCCGTGCGTCGTGCGCTGGAGCGGCTGGGGACTGCGGGATCGCCGGCGCTTGAGGGCGTGGCCGGTCCCGTGGCGTTCGAGAAGAACCACGACATCGCACGGCGCGCGGTGGTCATCAGCACCGTCGGTGCTGCGGCGGGCCGGCGCTGA
- a CDS encoding saccharopine dehydrogenase NADP-binding domain-containing protein produces MRMLVLGAGLQGSACAFDLLNNPAVERVMLADVKIGALPAFLAPFVGPRLVTVALDVRDASAVRAAMAQCDAVMSAIPYYFNFPLAQLAVDAGVHFADLGGNTEIVRQQQALDAAARAKGVSVVPDTGLAPGMVNVIAQHGIDQFDTVERVQLFVGGLPQVPEPPLGYQIAYSIEGMIDYYTTPSLVVRDGVPQEVSALSELETVRFAEPLGDLEAFHTAGGLSTMVYRYAGKIPSMEYKTLRYPGHARIMEAIRDLGMLGNTAVDVKGQQVVPRDVFVRVAGEKLRKGKPDLVALRVVVTGIKDGQHAARAWEVVDHYDAARGITSMMRTTGYTLSITGQLQATGAIAPGVHTPDECVPATRYFAMLAERGVVVKEV; encoded by the coding sequence ATGCGTATGCTCGTCCTCGGCGCTGGGCTGCAAGGCTCGGCGTGCGCGTTCGACCTGCTGAATAATCCCGCCGTCGAGCGGGTGATGCTGGCCGATGTGAAGATTGGTGCCCTCCCGGCGTTCCTTGCGCCATTCGTCGGCCCTCGCCTGGTGACGGTCGCGCTCGATGTGCGGGATGCATCGGCGGTGCGTGCGGCCATGGCGCAGTGCGACGCGGTGATGAGCGCCATCCCCTACTACTTCAACTTTCCCCTGGCCCAGCTGGCAGTTGATGCCGGCGTCCATTTTGCCGATCTGGGCGGCAACACGGAAATCGTTCGCCAGCAGCAGGCGCTCGATGCGGCGGCCAGGGCCAAGGGTGTGAGCGTGGTGCCGGACACCGGTCTGGCGCCGGGGATGGTCAACGTCATCGCGCAGCATGGCATTGATCAATTCGATACCGTGGAGCGTGTGCAGCTCTTCGTGGGCGGACTGCCACAGGTGCCCGAGCCGCCGTTGGGATATCAGATCGCGTATTCCATCGAGGGGATGATCGACTACTACACGACGCCGTCGTTGGTGGTACGCGATGGGGTCCCGCAGGAGGTGAGCGCGTTATCCGAGCTGGAAACGGTGCGGTTTGCCGAGCCGCTTGGCGATCTGGAGGCGTTCCACACGGCGGGTGGACTCTCCACGATGGTGTACCGGTATGCCGGCAAGATCCCCAGCATGGAGTACAAGACGCTGCGCTATCCCGGACATGCGCGCATCATGGAAGCCATTCGCGATCTTGGCATGCTGGGCAACACGGCCGTGGACGTGAAGGGACAGCAGGTGGTGCCGCGTGATGTGTTCGTGCGCGTGGCCGGCGAGAAACTGCGCAAGGGCAAGCCCGATCTGGTCGCACTCCGGGTGGTGGTCACCGGCATCAAGGACGGCCAGCACGCCGCCCGTGCCTGGGAAGTCGTGGACCACTACGACGCCGCGCGCGGCATCACGTCGATGATGCGCACCACGGGCTACACGCTATCAATCACCGGCCAATTACAGGCCACAGGCGCCATTGCACCGGGTGTGCATACCCCCGATGAATGCGTGCCCGCGACGCGGTACTTCGCCATGCTGGCAGAGCGAGGGGTGGTGGTGAAGGAGGTATAG
- a CDS encoding sensor domain-containing diguanylate cyclase, with translation MRAQQDADSRRKLVDILHEVTGDLSVSELFHLLVRRAARALDVSHCSVVLARPGEMSAVVVAAYENPALHQLVIQLDRYPELRAALDSGQPVLVEDLDTHPLYEGVRHVWGIEGIEVPIRSVIALPFSIERGQYGVFLVRRTRDQERFGPADLEFAQAVITAAVAVIQRAQMMESTMADNARLEQLAQTDPLTQILNRRALTERITAEMERALRYDSTMALLMIDLDHFKRVNDTYGHLVGDDVLRDVAQLLSDTIRGSDIVARYGGEEFLVLLPETDDDGAETFAERIRAAVESHPFSNATDEPLLRLTASVGVAVFPAARIESVEDLFARADAALYRAKADGRNRVRI, from the coding sequence GTGCGGGCCCAGCAGGACGCCGACAGTCGTCGCAAACTGGTGGACATCCTGCACGAGGTCACGGGTGACCTCTCGGTGTCGGAGCTCTTTCATCTGCTGGTGCGCCGCGCGGCGCGCGCGCTGGACGTGTCGCACTGCTCGGTCGTGCTGGCCCGGCCGGGCGAGATGTCGGCGGTGGTGGTGGCGGCGTACGAGAATCCGGCCTTGCACCAGCTGGTCATCCAGCTCGATCGGTATCCCGAACTGCGCGCAGCGCTCGACAGCGGGCAGCCCGTGCTGGTGGAGGACCTCGATACGCATCCGCTCTACGAGGGGGTGCGCCATGTGTGGGGCATCGAAGGCATTGAAGTGCCCATCCGATCGGTCATCGCCCTGCCATTCTCCATCGAGCGCGGCCAGTACGGTGTGTTCCTGGTGCGCCGCACGCGCGATCAGGAGCGCTTCGGGCCGGCTGATCTGGAGTTTGCCCAGGCCGTGATCACCGCCGCCGTGGCGGTGATCCAGCGTGCGCAGATGATGGAAAGCACCATGGCGGACAACGCGCGGCTGGAGCAGTTGGCGCAGACCGACCCGCTCACGCAGATCCTCAATCGTCGCGCGCTCACCGAACGCATCACCGCCGAAATGGAACGGGCGCTTCGCTACGATTCCACGATGGCGTTGCTGATGATCGATCTCGATCACTTCAAGCGGGTCAACGACACCTACGGCCATCTGGTTGGCGACGATGTGCTCCGGGATGTGGCGCAGTTGCTGTCGGACACCATTCGCGGCAGTGACATCGTGGCGCGGTACGGCGGTGAGGAATTCCTCGTGCTGTTGCCGGAAACCGATGACGACGGCGCGGAGACCTTTGCCGAACGGATCCGCGCGGCCGTGGAGTCCCATCCGTTCAGCAACGCCACCGACGAGCCGCTGTTGCGCCTGACGGCCAGTGTCGGCGTGGCGGTCTTCCCGGCGGCGCGCATCGAGTCGGTGGAAGACCTTTTTGCGCGGGCCGACGCCGCGTTGTATCGCGCCAAGGCCGATGGTCGCAATCGTGTTCGGATATAG
- a CDS encoding response regulator transcription factor, whose translation MSSSRILVADDDVAVLESVTWLLKENGYDVVPANGGAQCLEALERRSPDLLLLDILMPDTDGYTLLERIKGEERWRDLPVLMLSAQPPEDASVRSLGLGASDFIRKPYRPKELLARVQAQLRMGSVLRSTRQALVRTEEAPGAGPAGRRQSSQTGGHPARGHG comes from the coding sequence ATGAGTAGCTCGCGCATTCTCGTTGCCGACGACGACGTGGCCGTCCTCGAGTCAGTCACCTGGCTGCTCAAGGAGAACGGGTACGACGTGGTGCCGGCCAACGGAGGCGCACAGTGTCTCGAGGCGCTGGAAAGGCGATCGCCCGATCTGCTGCTGCTGGACATCCTCATGCCGGACACCGACGGGTATACGCTGCTCGAGCGCATCAAGGGCGAGGAACGATGGCGTGATCTGCCGGTGCTGATGCTGTCGGCGCAGCCGCCCGAAGACGCCTCCGTGCGCTCGCTCGGACTCGGCGCATCGGATTTCATTCGCAAGCCGTATCGCCCCAAGGAGCTCTTGGCGCGAGTGCAGGCGCAATTGCGCATGGGCTCCGTTCTGCGCAGCACGCGACAGGCGCTGGTGCGCACTGAAGAAGCCCCTGGTGCGGGCCCAGCAGGACGCCGACAGTCGTCGCAAACTGGTGGACATCCTGCACGAGGTCACGGGTGA
- the gyrA gene encoding DNA gyrase subunit A, whose protein sequence is MTAPNARERILPRLIDEEVKESFINYSMSVIVSRALPDVRDGLKPVHRRVLFAMNELGLVPGRPYKKCATVVGDVLGKYHPHGDSSVYDALVRMVQDFSLRYPLVDGQGNFGSIEGDNAAAYRYTESRLMRIAVEMLTDIDKNTVDFAPNFDDRLEEPRVMPSGFPNLLANGSSGIAVGMATNIPPHNLGEVIAAVIALIDDPELDASALRKLVKGPDFPTGGYIYGRAGIADYQDTGRGRIVMRARAVIEEKESSGKSQIVVTEVPYQSNPGKLVSDIAELVKEQKLTGISALRNESDRDGIRIVIELKRDAIPRVVLNQLYKHTSMQSTFGVIMLALVPDPNTRQLVPKVLTLKQCLEHYIVHRHEVIVRRTQFDLDKALDHEHILEGLKIAVDNIDEVIKLIRAAADTPTASVQLQARFGLSERQAEAILNMRLAKLTGLERDKLEKELAELRAFIIDMRGILESKPRRMSILKGELLALSQSFSDARRTEIVSDDGEFSIEDLIADEEMVVTISHNGYIKRTPVTLYKRQGRGGRGKSGADLKENDFIERLYVASTHTYMLIFTDDGRCYWLKVHELPQAGRATRGKPIVNLINVTPDTRIRAIVLTREFSDTEFLLFATKKGTVKKSALSQYSNPRTTGIKAIKIEEDDELIDVQVTAGNNDVVLATKHGLSVRFHESDVREMGRDTTGVKGIELRPSDQLVGMVVIKRESTLLVVTEKGLGKCSEVSEYRVQKRGGKGILTLNRTAKTGDVVALMEVVPEDELMLMTRQGIAIRSTVSEIRVTGRAAQGVKLVALDENDVVSAVARVIPDDKDDGIEGGDSDGGGEGSDMGELGDSEG, encoded by the coding sequence ATGACCGCACCGAACGCCCGCGAACGCATCCTCCCGCGCCTCATTGATGAAGAGGTGAAGGAGTCGTTCATCAACTATTCGATGAGTGTGATCGTGTCGCGGGCGCTGCCCGACGTGCGCGATGGGCTCAAGCCTGTTCATCGTCGCGTGTTGTTCGCGATGAACGAGCTCGGATTGGTGCCGGGGCGTCCGTACAAGAAGTGCGCGACGGTCGTTGGCGATGTGCTGGGCAAGTATCATCCGCACGGCGACAGCAGCGTGTACGATGCGCTGGTGCGCATGGTGCAGGACTTTTCGTTGCGCTATCCGCTGGTTGACGGGCAAGGCAACTTCGGATCGATTGAAGGCGACAACGCCGCCGCGTATCGGTACACCGAATCCCGGCTGATGCGCATTGCCGTCGAAATGCTCACCGACATCGACAAGAACACGGTCGATTTCGCGCCCAACTTCGACGATCGGCTCGAAGAGCCGCGCGTCATGCCGTCGGGGTTTCCCAACCTGCTGGCCAACGGCTCGTCCGGCATCGCGGTGGGCATGGCGACGAACATCCCGCCGCACAACCTGGGCGAGGTCATTGCGGCGGTGATCGCCCTCATCGACGATCCCGAGCTCGATGCGTCGGCGTTGCGCAAGCTGGTGAAGGGCCCGGACTTCCCCACGGGCGGGTACATCTACGGTCGCGCCGGGATTGCCGACTACCAGGACACGGGACGCGGTCGCATCGTCATGCGCGCGCGCGCGGTGATCGAGGAGAAGGAGTCGAGCGGCAAGTCGCAGATTGTCGTCACCGAAGTGCCCTATCAGTCCAATCCGGGCAAGCTGGTGTCGGACATCGCCGAGCTGGTGAAGGAGCAGAAGCTCACCGGTATCAGCGCGCTGCGCAACGAATCCGATCGTGACGGCATTCGCATCGTGATCGAGCTCAAGCGCGACGCCATTCCGCGCGTGGTGCTGAACCAGTTGTACAAGCACACGTCCATGCAGAGCACGTTTGGCGTGATCATGCTGGCGCTGGTGCCCGACCCGAACACCCGGCAGCTGGTGCCCAAGGTGCTGACGCTCAAGCAATGCCTTGAGCATTACATCGTGCATCGGCACGAAGTGATCGTGCGCCGGACGCAGTTCGACCTCGACAAGGCGCTCGATCATGAGCACATCCTCGAGGGGCTCAAGATCGCGGTCGACAATATCGACGAGGTGATCAAGCTCATCCGCGCCGCCGCCGACACGCCCACGGCCAGCGTGCAACTGCAGGCGCGCTTCGGTCTGAGCGAGCGGCAGGCGGAAGCGATCCTCAACATGCGGCTCGCCAAGCTCACCGGCCTCGAGCGCGACAAGCTGGAGAAGGAGCTGGCGGAACTGCGGGCGTTCATCATCGACATGCGCGGCATCCTCGAGTCCAAGCCGCGGCGCATGAGCATTCTCAAGGGCGAGTTGCTCGCGCTGTCGCAGTCCTTCAGCGATGCCCGCCGCACGGAGATTGTCAGCGACGACGGCGAGTTCTCCATCGAGGACCTGATTGCCGATGAAGAGATGGTGGTGACCATCTCGCACAACGGCTACATCAAGCGCACCCCGGTCACGCTGTACAAGCGCCAGGGACGCGGCGGTCGCGGCAAGTCGGGGGCGGACCTCAAGGAGAACGACTTCATCGAGCGGCTGTACGTGGCCAGCACGCACACGTACATGTTGATTTTCACCGATGACGGTCGCTGCTACTGGCTGAAAGTGCACGAACTGCCGCAGGCAGGGCGTGCCACGCGGGGCAAGCCCATCGTCAATCTCATCAACGTCACGCCCGACACGCGCATTCGCGCCATCGTGCTCACGCGGGAGTTCTCGGACACCGAATTCCTGCTGTTCGCCACCAAGAAGGGCACGGTCAAGAAATCGGCGCTGTCGCAGTATTCCAACCCGCGCACCACGGGCATCAAGGCCATCAAAATCGAGGAAGACGACGAGCTGATCGACGTGCAGGTGACGGCCGGCAACAACGACGTCGTGCTGGCCACCAAACACGGCCTGTCAGTGCGTTTCCACGAGAGCGATGTGCGCGAGATGGGTCGTGATACCACGGGCGTGAAGGGCATTGAACTGCGCCCGTCCGATCAGTTGGTGGGCATGGTGGTCATCAAGCGCGAATCGACGCTGCTGGTGGTGACCGAGAAGGGTCTCGGGAAGTGCTCGGAAGTGAGCGAGTATCGCGTGCAGAAGCGCGGCGGCAAGGGCATCCTGACCCTCAATCGCACGGCGAAGACCGGCGATGTGGTGGCGCTTATGGAAGTGGTGCCTGAGGACGAACTGATGCTCATGACGCGTCAGGGCATCGCCATTCGCAGCACCGTGTCGGAGATCCGGGTCACGGGCCGGGCGGCGCAGGGTGTGAAGCTGGTGGCGCTGGACGAGAACGACGTGGTGTCGGCCGTGGCGCGGGTGATTCCCGACGACAAGGACGACGGCATCGAGGGCGGTGATTCGGATGGCGGCGGGGAAGGGTCTGATATGGGAGAGCTCGGGGACAGCGAAGGATGA
- a CDS encoding zinc-binding dehydrogenase, which translates to MITTMRGLTIDAHGGLDQLRVRDDLPVPTLKHPDDVRVRIHAAALNRLDLFVVGGIPGVKIHPRWVLGSDGAGVVESMGNAVQGLKVGDRVMLNPGIVDRPCRCEYCRDGDQPLCLSYGILGEHRPGTMAEYVVVPSANVRTIPDFIDFDTAAAFPLATLTAWRMIVTRARVQPGDQVLIWGIGGGVALAALQIAKHIGATVWVTSGSPAKLERAQALGADHLLDHRQHELGREIRARTNKRGVDVVIDSVGEATWAQSLVALGKRGRLVTCGGTTGPLVQVDVRRMFWNQWTLMGSTMGNDTEFDAITELFRHGALQPPVDSIWPLEEGRTAFERLDSGVQIGKVVVQL; encoded by the coding sequence GTGATCACCACCATGCGAGGGCTTACCATCGACGCGCACGGCGGGCTTGATCAGCTGCGCGTGCGCGATGATCTGCCCGTGCCAACGCTCAAGCACCCCGACGACGTGCGCGTGCGCATCCATGCGGCAGCACTCAACCGTCTGGACCTTTTTGTCGTTGGTGGCATTCCCGGCGTGAAGATCCATCCGAGATGGGTGTTGGGTTCGGACGGTGCGGGCGTTGTCGAGTCCATGGGCAATGCGGTACAGGGTCTCAAGGTCGGCGATCGAGTGATGCTCAACCCCGGTATCGTCGACCGCCCGTGTCGCTGTGAGTATTGCCGAGATGGCGATCAGCCCCTCTGCCTCAGCTATGGCATCCTCGGCGAGCATCGTCCGGGGACGATGGCCGAGTATGTCGTGGTGCCGTCGGCCAATGTCCGCACCATCCCCGACTTCATTGATTTTGACACAGCAGCGGCGTTCCCCCTGGCCACGCTGACCGCGTGGCGCATGATCGTCACCCGCGCCCGTGTGCAACCGGGCGATCAGGTACTCATTTGGGGGATTGGCGGCGGTGTGGCGCTGGCCGCGCTGCAGATTGCCAAGCACATCGGCGCCACCGTGTGGGTGACCTCGGGCAGCCCGGCAAAGCTGGAGCGAGCACAGGCGCTGGGCGCCGATCACCTGCTGGATCATCGACAGCACGAACTCGGGCGCGAAATCCGCGCGCGCACCAACAAGCGGGGTGTAGATGTCGTGATTGACAGCGTGGGTGAGGCCACGTGGGCGCAATCGCTGGTGGCGCTGGGCAAACGCGGCCGGCTTGTCACCTGTGGCGGTACCACCGGCCCGCTGGTGCAAGTGGACGTGCGGCGCATGTTCTGGAATCAGTGGACGCTGATGGGCTCCACCATGGGCAACGACACGGAGTTCGACGCCATCACGGAGCTCTTCCGGCACGGCGCCCTGCAGCCCCCGGTCGATTCGATCTGGCCGCTGGAGGAGGGTCGGACGGCCTTCGAACGGCTGGATTCCGGGGTGCAGATCGGCAAGGTGGTGGTGCAGCTGTGA